From the genome of Longispora fulva:
GACCTCGACGGCGACGGGTACGTCTCCGTCGAGGACCTGTACCGCCACGTCAGCGACCGGATGCACGAGCACGGCCTGTCCACGCCGCAACGCCACTTCGACGACTCCATCGACAGCGTGGCCCTCGCCCTCGCCCCCTCCCCCGCGACCATTCCGACCGCCGTTAGGGCGCCTCGCGACCGTGCCCTCAGCCCGCAGGTCGCGCTGACGAAGTTCCTCCGTGCCCACGATCACGAACTCGCCGGCCGCCCCTGGTTGGCCCGCACCGGCTTCCGGGAGGTCGCCGACGCGGGCTCCGGCGACTGGAGCCTGCTGGCGGCACTCCGCTTCGCCCGGATCGCCGCGGCGGACGGCGCCGTCCAGGAGGCGGTTGCCGCGTACGGTCGCGTCGCGGCGGCCGGACACCGGGGTTGGTCGCCGACCGCAGCCCGCGAGCAGGCCAGGCTGCTGGCAGCCCAGGGCGATGTGACCGGAGCCCGCGACGCCTACCTCGAGGGCCTGGCCACGGAGGATTCGCGGCTGTCACCGGCCATGGCGGTCGAACTGGCCATCCTCATCGCGGGTGAGAAATCGGACGCGACCGAGACCCTTCCCCGGGTGCGGGCATACCTCGAGCACGCCAGCGGCTCAACGGACCGCTCCGTGGCCGCCGGAGCGGGCAACGTCCTGGGCTCGCTGCTTGCCGCCGCGGGACATCCGACCGAGGCACGTGCCGTCTACCGGCGGGCGATGCTGGCCGACGACCCGTACAAGTCCCCGGTCGCGGCGATTGCCCTGGCCGACATCCACGAGCGATCGGGGTGCCGCGCCGCCGCGATCGCCGACTGCAGAGCCGCTCTGGCGTACTCCCGCGCCGACACCGCCGCCGACGCGCGGTCGCGCCTGGCGCGACTGGAGTCTCCACGGCGCTGAAGGCTGGCGCCTGACCGGCTGGCTGGCCGGCGCAGGCGCCGAGTCGGTCACGGTGACCGCGACACCGTACGTGCCCGGGGTCGCCGGGGTGCCCGACAGCACGCCGAAGGAGCTGGGATGCCGGCTCCGGGCGCGCCCGCGCTGGCCTAGGTGCTGGTTGCTGCTGCGGGTACGCCGTGGCGGCAGCTCCGTGGTGTACGTGTGAACGAACCCCGAGCCTGAGGTCAGGCTCGGGGTTCGCGGTGGTCCGGGCTGGCGAGCCGGGCGGGCCGGGGTCTACAGGACGTCGACGACGTGGAGGGAGCCGGCGAGGTCGGCAGCGGTGACACCAGCCTGGCAGGACGGCGTGAACGGGCCGATGGTCAGATCCGCGGCCAGCGCGGCCGGGGTCCCGCTGTTGAAGCGACCCGCTGTGCTGGTGCCTACGAGCTGCAGGACGGAAACGCCCGCGATCGCAGCGGCCCCGGTGACGGTCCAGGTAAAGGTGGTGGTGGCCGGGCCCGCCCCACCCGTCCAGGTCACGGTGAGCGTGCCGGAGAGGCCGACGAAGGTGACGGTGTCCACCGGGAACGTCTGGCAGGTGGCCAGGGAGGCAACGCCCGACAGGGTGACCTGCGCGGCGGTGACCCCAGAACCGGAACAGTCCCCGAAGTCCACTTCACCGTCGGTGGACACGTTGCCGACGGTGGCGGACGAGATCGCGGGCGAGAACTGCGTGGCACCCGAGCCCTGCGTACAGGAGAGCAATCCTGTGGCGTGAGCCGCCGGGGCGGCCACGACGATGCCCGCACTACCGACGACGGCGACAAGGAGCACCGCGCGCAGCCGACGGCTGGCACGCGCGAGGAGAGAGGCGTGCGGCATAAGTAAATATTCCTTCCAGAACGTTCCGGTTGACGGATATACAACTATCAGCCACCGACCTCAAAGGACAGTAGAAGTTCATCACGTCACAAACCATCGTTTATGAGCTCGACCCGCTCGACCTACCCGACGACGCACCCGCCCAGCCGTAAGCCGGCAGCACCAACAGCGCCCCGGACGCAGCGCCTGGGGTGCTCAGTGCTCACGAGCAAGTACGCTTCACGGCGCGCCACGCGGACGTGCAGGTGAACTGGATGCTGGTCGGCTGGGATGACGTCCTGATGTCCGCTCCACGCCCGCGGAGTGCGCTGGTCTGATGTCCCAGTGCCAGCCTATGGCAGGCGATGCGCAGTAAGGCACAGTCACTGCCCGGCCACTGGCAGTGGTCATCTAGTGATGACCGTGCGAGGTTCTCCGGCGACGAGGACGCTGGCGAGTTCTGGCACCAGGCCAACGCGGCGGCACCCGACTCGGCGCCTGTCGGGCGCTCTCGCCGCTGCCATTCTCGCCCGTCAAACAGACCAGCGGCGTGTCGGGCGACGGCTCGATGCAGACATCCCGCAGATGCCTCCAGGAGTCGATCTTGAGCTGAAGCTGACCCCCGACAGGCAAGCGCGCACGTCCGCCCGAGGCCGTGAGCGTGTGGTCAGGGCGCTGTCCCCACCAGCTCTGGCCGGGTGGCCGGACTCCGTGGCAGCCGGGACAGCAGGGGGCCGGTCATCGCGGTGGTCACCAGCGCCATGGCGACCAGGACGGCGAACAGACGTGGCGAGATGACGCCGAGGGACAGGCCCACGTTGAGGACGACGATCTCGGTCAGGCCGCGACAGTTCATCATGGTGGCCAGGCCGACGGACGTCCGCAGGTCCAGGCCTGCGGCGCGGGCCGGCGCGAGGGTGCCCACGACCTTGCCTCCCACGGCGGCGGCGAGGACGAACAGCAGGACCAGCCAGCCCTGACCGCCGAGCTCCTCGAGATGCAGCCGCAGTCCGACCGTGGCGAAGAACAGCGGGAGCATCAGCCACACGGTCAGGCCCTCGACCCGCTGGGCGAACCCGGCGACGACCGCCGAGCCGCGCGGCATCACCACCCCGGCCAG
Proteins encoded in this window:
- a CDS encoding caspase, EACC1-associated type, which encodes MPDRRYRALLVVNGDYPADPAGLPALRGPRLDGELLRAALTDPVTGLHQQPDVRVLVDADRHTVMSALEEFFTGAGRDDQLLFYYSGHGQLDLFGRLHLCASDTRLAGLRYTAVPARDIHDLLGESRARAKVVILDCCHAGGFKGPPDLPRALAGRGRFVLASSLSTQQTQDAAEGETASPFTRFLAESLLAGAPDLDGDGYVSVEDLYRHVSDRMHEHGLSTPQRHFDDSIDSVALALAPSPATIPTAVRAPRDRALSPQVALTKFLRAHDHELAGRPWLARTGFREVADAGSGDWSLLAALRFARIAAADGAVQEAVAAYGRVAAAGHRGWSPTAAREQARLLAAQGDVTGARDAYLEGLATEDSRLSPAMAVELAILIAGEKSDATETLPRVRAYLEHASGSTDRSVAAGAGNVLGSLLAAAGHPTEARAVYRRAMLADDPYKSPVAAIALADIHERSGCRAAAIADCRAALAYSRADTAADARSRLARLESPRR